In Aegilops tauschii subsp. strangulata cultivar AL8/78 chromosome 3, Aet v6.0, whole genome shotgun sequence, one genomic interval encodes:
- the LOC109762296 gene encoding uncharacterized protein isoform X1: MDLQIVGRHALLFDDDAAAEVVNSGGSLVPWSAAGAADLLLDRHDVRHLLDRVPPRSNRAYSVALLSTPSPDGVSEAELDRERFLDLTAGVGTGDASPSGNGTDTGQAGYNAVAFSYGGPAGSDDPNDSVSSYRPSFPVPESLLNKLPPSEKVHQIIARTALFVSEHGGQSEIVLRVKQGSNPTFGFLMPDHHLHSYFRYIVDHPQLLKDGSDADTNKGNKIVMGESENAASSSGALSLLGAVYESGDEDECVLPASSKGKDPGNDALHDNVHKGSSFLVHDNEVKKDQTVTIEAATLVKDKPIFTKKNPTIAGNSIVAAQREKVKDAMTVLTTSTKSDNSKLGVSDTKEMILEPPSFLKGTMEKIVEFILRNGKEFEQKLIEQDRMTGRFPFLLPSNPYHSYYLRMLQETQESKFRGGSSEHRDRRSSSERQDRRSSSERRDRRSSERKDRRSMERKDRSSSDLRESGHDKEVTKSKGRGSANKDSSTSDRSSAEPSQKQLSDKQGEGKFQLFTGGAKKELPRTVTADEAAAIVMAATRGLGPANPQPNTLKDTSDIRHIQGSGAVSKPASNSEPGTSVTSSDQLKKEGIGIIDDDWITNTIAKAVAVAASKEADSSEASMTNEQKLKAERLRRARMFTSIIKGGGNKSDLVTSEITNESARAAPANSNLPVPPEPLATEREGSSVRFEREGSSVRFEREGSSVRFEREGSNMLKQEKDSDDEQNRARKYRKHHPESDEDKDDLEEESYKHSRKRHRSERSRGHSKDAHRHKHKQHSKEREYRHDHSSSEDELRSSKSRHRHRDDHHYVEDDEHRRHRRSHRSGSKRKHKDDGDLNEQTLGRAEASQNTPEHRHGSEQPPSDTAQSSQAVTQVPDELKAKIRAMLLETL; the protein is encoded by the exons ATGGATCTGCAGATCGTGGGACGGCACGCGTTGCTCTTTGACGACGACGCGGCGGCGGAGGTCGTAAACTCCGGCGGTTCCCTCGTCCCCTGGTccgccgccggcgcggccgatcTCCTCCTTGACCGTCACGACGTCCGCCACCTCCTCGACCGCGTCCCTCCTCGTTCAAACCGCGCCTACTCCGTGGCCCTCCTCTCCACCCCCTCTCCCGACGGCGTGTCCGAGGCCGAGCTTGACCGCGAGCGCttcctcgacctcaccgccggcGTCGGCACCGGAGACGCGTCTCCTTCAG GAAACGGGACAGATACTGGGCAGGCCGGTTATAATGCTGTCGCTTTCTCATATGGGGGACCTGCTGGTTCTGATGATCCGAATGATTCAGTCTCTTCTTATCGCCCATCTTTTCCTGTGCCAGAAAGCCTGTTGAATAAGCTG CCTCCCTCTGAGAAGGTGCATCAGATAATTGCAAGAACTGCTCTATTTGTCAGTGAGCATGGGGGACAATCAGAGATTGTGTTAAGGGTGAAGCAGGGAAGTAATCCAACATTTGGATTCTTGATGCCTGACCATCATCTCCACAGCTACTTCCGCTACATTGTTGATCATCCTCAGCTGTTGAAAGATGGCTCTGATGCTGACACCAATAAAGGCAACAAAATTGTTATGGGTGAGAGTGAGAATGCTGCCTCGTCAAGCGGAGCTTTATCATTGCTTGGGGCCGTCTACGAGTCTGGAGATGAGGATGAATGCGTGCTTCCAGCTAGTTCAAAAGGCAAGGATCCTGGAAATGACGCTTTGCATGACAATGTCCACAAAGGCTCATCATTCCTTGTACATGACAACGAAGTGAAAAAAGACCAGACAGTAACTATAGAAGCAGCCACTTTAGTAAAGGATAAACCTATTTTCACCAAGAAGAACCCAACAATTGCTGGAAACAGCATTGTTGCTGCTCAGCGGGAGAAGGTTAAAGATGCCATGACAGTGTTAACCACTTCTACCAAGTCTGACAACTCTAAATTAGGTGTGTCTGACACAAAAGAAATGATACTGGAACCACCATCCTTTTTGAAGGGCACAATGGAGAAAATAGTTGAGTTTATTCTCAGGAACGGGAAGGAGTTTGAACAAAAGCTCATTGAGCAAGACAGGATGACAGGGAGGTTTCCATTTCTTCTGCCGTCTAATCCATATCACTCGTACTATCTCAGGATGCTTCAGGAAACCCAAGAG TCCAAGTTCCGTGGTGGTTCTTCAGAGCACAGGGACAGAAGGAGCTCTTCAGAGCGCCAAGACAGGAGGAGTTCTTCAGAGCGCAGAGACAGGAGGAGTTCAGAACGTAAAGACAGAAGGTCTATGGAGCGCAAGGATAGAAGTTCTTCAGACCTCCGAGAGAGTGGCCATGACAAGGAAGTAACTAAAAGCAAGGGACGGGGAAGTGCTAACAAGGACTCAAGCACTTCTGATAGAAGCTCTGCGGAACCATCACAGAAGCAGCTATCTGACAAACAAGGGGAGGGGAAATTCCAGTTGTTCACTGGTGGGGCCAAGAAGGAACTTCCTCGGACGGTCACTGCAGATGAAGCTGCTGCTATTGTTATGGCGGCTACTCGTGGACTGGGGCCTGCCAATCCTCAACCTAACACGCTAAAAGACACGAGTGACATTCGCCATATACAGGGCTCAGGTGCAGTGTCCAAACCTGCTTCAAATAGTGAGCCTGGCACATCAGTCACAAGTAGTGATCAGCTAAAGAAGGAAGGTATTGGAATTATCGATGATGATTGGATCACAAATACAATCGCAAAAGCAGTTGCTGTTGCCGCCTCTAAAGAGGCAGATTCTTCTGAAGCTTCCATGACAAATGAGCAGAAGCTGAAGGCTGAGAGGCTTCGGCGTGCAAGGATGTTCACTTCAATTATTAAGGGTGGTGGCAACAAGAGCGATCTGGTGACAAGTGAGATAACTAATGAATCTGCAAGGGCCGCTCCTGCTAATTCGAACCTCCCCGTGCCTCCAGAACCTTTGGCTACTGAACGGGAAGGTAGCTCTGTGCGTTTTGAACGGGAAGGTAGCTCTGTGCGTTTTGAACGGGAAGGTAGCTCTGTGCGTTTTGAACGTGAAGGTTCGAATATGCTCAAGCAGGAGAAAGACTCTGATGACGAGCAGAACAGGGCACGCAAGTACAGAAAGCATCATCCAGAATCCGATGAGGACAAAGATGATTTGGAGGAGGAAAGTTATAAACACTCAAGGAAGAGGCATCGTTCGGAGCGTTCAAGAGGCCACAGTAAGGATGCACACAGACATAAGCACAAGCAGCACTCCAAGGAAAGGGAGTATAGGCACGATCATAGCTCTTCGGAAGATGAGCTACGCAGTTCCAAGTCAAGGCATCGGCATAGGGACGATCATCACTATGTTGAAGATGACGAGCATAGGAGGCACCGGAGGAGCCATCGCTCTGGTTCCAAAAGGAAACACAAGGATGACGGAGATCTCAATGAGCAAACTCTTGGCCGTGCTGAAGCCTCCCAAAACACGCCTGAGCACAGGCATGGATCAGAGCAGCCCCCTAGCGACACTGCTCAATCTTCGCAGGCGGTAACTCAGGTCCCAGATGAGCTGAAGGCGAAAATTAGGGCGATGCTATTAGAGACACTGTAA
- the LOC109762300 gene encoding putative FBD-associated F-box protein At5g56440, giving the protein MAMAAEPDEHDFVSLLPDEILGTIISLLPTDDGARTTALSRRWRHLWRSSPLNLDDCDIVRNRRWDYLLSCPSDRRGLNRNRLRKNERQLIAVISKILSKHRGSIRRLSLRHDYFYISDSDIHDTLGGWLTYPALSNLEEIEIISYSYRGQDPLPLPVIRFAATVRAATFDFCRFPEDAPRALIFRQLKRLVLHHVTIPNDDLQGVLSGCPVLESLLIDVLRRSGPSGIVRVLINSPSLRIIENGCTVGVVIENAPRLERLITFRDFRSGNYTYTPMFVRLPDAQKVEILDSFRNCEELVLESFRTTMRNVRILVLKACEPHLGAVIDLLRCFPYLTKLYITSSLGTCSKNDGHGYNPQDPITCLELHLTEVVFKHYEGKQPDVNFAKFLWRMLKCSSQ; this is encoded by the coding sequence ATGGCCATGGCGGCGGAACCGGACGAGCACGACTTTGTCAGCCTCCTCCCCGACGAGATCCTGGGCACCATCATCTCCCTCCTACCCACGGACGACGGCGCGCGCACCACCGCCCTCTCCCGTCGCTGGCGCCACCTCTGGCGCTCCTCCCCGCTCAACCTCGACGACTGCGACATCGTCAGGAATAGGCGCTGGGATTACCTCCTCTCCTGCCCCTCCGACCGGCGTGGCCTCAACCGCAACCGCCTCCGCAAGAACGAGCGCCAGCTTATCGCCGTCATCTCCAAGATCCTATCCAAGCACCGGGGCTCCATCCGCCGCCTCTCCCTCCGCCACGACTACTTCTACATCAGCGACAGCGACATCCACGACACGCTCGGCGGCTGGCTCACGTACCCCGCCCTCAGCAACCTCGAGGAGATCGAGATCATCAGCTACAGCTACAGAGGCCAAGATCCGCTGCCGCTGCCCGTGATCCGCTTCGCGGCGACCGTCCGGGCCGCCACCTTCGACTTCTGCCGCTTCCCCGAGGACGCGCCCCGTGCGCTCATCTTTCGGCAACTGAAAAGGCTCGTCCTCCATCACGTGACCATCCCCAACGACGACCTCCAAGGCGTGCTCTCCGGCTGCCCTGTGCTCGAGAGCCTGCTGATCGACGTTCTCCGTAGATCTGGGCCATCTGGCATTGTCCGGGTGCTGATCAACTCACCGTCTCTCAGGATCATCGAGAATGGCTGCACGGTTGGAGTAGTCATCGAGAACGCCCCTCGGCTGGAAAGACTCATCACGTTTCGGGACTTCCGTAGTGGCAATTACACTTACACCCCGATGTTCGTCCGGTTACCCGACGCACAGAAAGTGGAGATCTTGGACTCATTCAGAAACTGCGAGGAATTGGTTCTGGAAAGCTTCAGAACAACTATGCGCAACGTGAGGATTTTGGTTCtaaaggcttgtgaacctcatcttgGTGCTGTCATCGACTTGCTGAGATGCTTCCCTTACCTGACGAAACTGTACATCACATCCTCTCTGGGGACGTGTTCGAAAAATGATGGACATGGTTACAACCCGCAAGATCCTATCACGTGCCTTGAGCTCCATCTCACAGAGGTGGTGTTCAAGCACTACGAGGGCAAGCAGCCGGATGTGAATTTTGCCAAGTTCTTGTGGCGAATGCTAAAGTGCTCGAGTCAATGA
- the LOC109762296 gene encoding uncharacterized protein isoform X2, with protein MSISDGWSRDEVPTSDPHCFLTIYLDVRNRQPPSEKVHQIIARTALFVSEHGGQSEIVLRVKQGSNPTFGFLMPDHHLHSYFRYIVDHPQLLKDGSDADTNKGNKIVMGESENAASSSGALSLLGAVYESGDEDECVLPASSKGKDPGNDALHDNVHKGSSFLVHDNEVKKDQTVTIEAATLVKDKPIFTKKNPTIAGNSIVAAQREKVKDAMTVLTTSTKSDNSKLGVSDTKEMILEPPSFLKGTMEKIVEFILRNGKEFEQKLIEQDRMTGRFPFLLPSNPYHSYYLRMLQETQESKFRGGSSEHRDRRSSSERQDRRSSSERRDRRSSERKDRRSMERKDRSSSDLRESGHDKEVTKSKGRGSANKDSSTSDRSSAEPSQKQLSDKQGEGKFQLFTGGAKKELPRTVTADEAAAIVMAATRGLGPANPQPNTLKDTSDIRHIQGSGAVSKPASNSEPGTSVTSSDQLKKEGIGIIDDDWITNTIAKAVAVAASKEADSSEASMTNEQKLKAERLRRARMFTSIIKGGGNKSDLVTSEITNESARAAPANSNLPVPPEPLATEREGSSVRFEREGSSVRFEREGSSVRFEREGSNMLKQEKDSDDEQNRARKYRKHHPESDEDKDDLEEESYKHSRKRHRSERSRGHSKDAHRHKHKQHSKEREYRHDHSSSEDELRSSKSRHRHRDDHHYVEDDEHRRHRRSHRSGSKRKHKDDGDLNEQTLGRAEASQNTPEHRHGSEQPPSDTAQSSQAVTQVPDELKAKIRAMLLETL; from the exons ATGTCTATTTCAGATGGTTGGAGCAGAGATGAAGTTCCTACTAGTGATCCACATTGTTTCCTTACGATCTATCTTGACGTAAGGAATAGGCAG CCTCCCTCTGAGAAGGTGCATCAGATAATTGCAAGAACTGCTCTATTTGTCAGTGAGCATGGGGGACAATCAGAGATTGTGTTAAGGGTGAAGCAGGGAAGTAATCCAACATTTGGATTCTTGATGCCTGACCATCATCTCCACAGCTACTTCCGCTACATTGTTGATCATCCTCAGCTGTTGAAAGATGGCTCTGATGCTGACACCAATAAAGGCAACAAAATTGTTATGGGTGAGAGTGAGAATGCTGCCTCGTCAAGCGGAGCTTTATCATTGCTTGGGGCCGTCTACGAGTCTGGAGATGAGGATGAATGCGTGCTTCCAGCTAGTTCAAAAGGCAAGGATCCTGGAAATGACGCTTTGCATGACAATGTCCACAAAGGCTCATCATTCCTTGTACATGACAACGAAGTGAAAAAAGACCAGACAGTAACTATAGAAGCAGCCACTTTAGTAAAGGATAAACCTATTTTCACCAAGAAGAACCCAACAATTGCTGGAAACAGCATTGTTGCTGCTCAGCGGGAGAAGGTTAAAGATGCCATGACAGTGTTAACCACTTCTACCAAGTCTGACAACTCTAAATTAGGTGTGTCTGACACAAAAGAAATGATACTGGAACCACCATCCTTTTTGAAGGGCACAATGGAGAAAATAGTTGAGTTTATTCTCAGGAACGGGAAGGAGTTTGAACAAAAGCTCATTGAGCAAGACAGGATGACAGGGAGGTTTCCATTTCTTCTGCCGTCTAATCCATATCACTCGTACTATCTCAGGATGCTTCAGGAAACCCAAGAG TCCAAGTTCCGTGGTGGTTCTTCAGAGCACAGGGACAGAAGGAGCTCTTCAGAGCGCCAAGACAGGAGGAGTTCTTCAGAGCGCAGAGACAGGAGGAGTTCAGAACGTAAAGACAGAAGGTCTATGGAGCGCAAGGATAGAAGTTCTTCAGACCTCCGAGAGAGTGGCCATGACAAGGAAGTAACTAAAAGCAAGGGACGGGGAAGTGCTAACAAGGACTCAAGCACTTCTGATAGAAGCTCTGCGGAACCATCACAGAAGCAGCTATCTGACAAACAAGGGGAGGGGAAATTCCAGTTGTTCACTGGTGGGGCCAAGAAGGAACTTCCTCGGACGGTCACTGCAGATGAAGCTGCTGCTATTGTTATGGCGGCTACTCGTGGACTGGGGCCTGCCAATCCTCAACCTAACACGCTAAAAGACACGAGTGACATTCGCCATATACAGGGCTCAGGTGCAGTGTCCAAACCTGCTTCAAATAGTGAGCCTGGCACATCAGTCACAAGTAGTGATCAGCTAAAGAAGGAAGGTATTGGAATTATCGATGATGATTGGATCACAAATACAATCGCAAAAGCAGTTGCTGTTGCCGCCTCTAAAGAGGCAGATTCTTCTGAAGCTTCCATGACAAATGAGCAGAAGCTGAAGGCTGAGAGGCTTCGGCGTGCAAGGATGTTCACTTCAATTATTAAGGGTGGTGGCAACAAGAGCGATCTGGTGACAAGTGAGATAACTAATGAATCTGCAAGGGCCGCTCCTGCTAATTCGAACCTCCCCGTGCCTCCAGAACCTTTGGCTACTGAACGGGAAGGTAGCTCTGTGCGTTTTGAACGGGAAGGTAGCTCTGTGCGTTTTGAACGGGAAGGTAGCTCTGTGCGTTTTGAACGTGAAGGTTCGAATATGCTCAAGCAGGAGAAAGACTCTGATGACGAGCAGAACAGGGCACGCAAGTACAGAAAGCATCATCCAGAATCCGATGAGGACAAAGATGATTTGGAGGAGGAAAGTTATAAACACTCAAGGAAGAGGCATCGTTCGGAGCGTTCAAGAGGCCACAGTAAGGATGCACACAGACATAAGCACAAGCAGCACTCCAAGGAAAGGGAGTATAGGCACGATCATAGCTCTTCGGAAGATGAGCTACGCAGTTCCAAGTCAAGGCATCGGCATAGGGACGATCATCACTATGTTGAAGATGACGAGCATAGGAGGCACCGGAGGAGCCATCGCTCTGGTTCCAAAAGGAAACACAAGGATGACGGAGATCTCAATGAGCAAACTCTTGGCCGTGCTGAAGCCTCCCAAAACACGCCTGAGCACAGGCATGGATCAGAGCAGCCCCCTAGCGACACTGCTCAATCTTCGCAGGCGGTAACTCAGGTCCCAGATGAGCTGAAGGCGAAAATTAGGGCGATGCTATTAGAGACACTGTAA